The following proteins are co-located in the Rhodococcus opacus B4 genome:
- a CDS encoding FGGY-family carbohydrate kinase, translating into MTLVAGIDSSTQACKVIVCDAATGELVREGRASHPDGTEVDPRAWVTALDAAIAAAGGLDDVAAVSVGAQQHGMVCLDDTGSVVRPALLWNDTRSAGAAAQLVEDLGGPDAWADAVGVVPLAAITVSKLRWLADAEPANADRTSAVCLPHDWLGWQLTGGSDLGILATDRGDASGTGYFSAATDSYRPDLLSLALRGRAPAVPRVAGPAERIGETRWGAAVGPGTGDNAAAALALDAQEGDVVVSVGTSGVVSAVSATPANDPGGFVAGFADATGRQLPLVCTLNAARVLDATASLLGVDHDELSRLALSAPSGSGGLVMVPYFEGERTPNRPDATGSVSGLRLANSTPAHFARAAVEGLLCGLADGIDHLVAQGVTVRRILLVGGGARSQALCELAPAIFGAPVLVPQPAEYVAIGACRQAAWTLAGTPGPPQWPQTSTRCFEADPAPEVRERYASERR; encoded by the coding sequence ATGACACTCGTCGCCGGAATCGACTCGTCGACGCAGGCGTGCAAGGTGATCGTCTGCGACGCCGCCACCGGCGAACTCGTCCGTGAGGGCCGGGCGTCGCACCCGGACGGCACCGAGGTCGACCCGCGGGCGTGGGTGACCGCCCTCGACGCCGCGATCGCCGCGGCCGGCGGTCTGGACGACGTCGCGGCGGTATCGGTCGGGGCGCAGCAGCACGGCATGGTGTGTCTCGACGACACCGGGTCCGTGGTGCGTCCCGCGTTGCTGTGGAACGACACTCGCTCGGCGGGCGCCGCCGCACAGTTGGTGGAGGACCTCGGCGGTCCGGACGCGTGGGCGGACGCCGTCGGTGTCGTGCCGCTCGCCGCGATTACCGTCAGCAAGCTGCGCTGGCTGGCCGATGCCGAACCGGCGAACGCCGATCGCACGTCGGCGGTGTGCCTGCCCCACGACTGGCTCGGCTGGCAACTCACCGGCGGATCCGATCTGGGCATTCTCGCCACCGACCGCGGCGACGCCAGCGGCACCGGATACTTCTCCGCCGCCACCGATTCGTACCGCCCCGACCTGCTGTCGCTGGCGCTGCGGGGACGCGCCCCCGCCGTGCCGCGCGTGGCCGGACCGGCCGAGCGGATCGGTGAGACCCGGTGGGGTGCCGCCGTCGGTCCCGGCACCGGCGACAATGCCGCTGCCGCACTGGCTCTCGACGCGCAGGAAGGCGACGTCGTCGTGTCCGTGGGAACGTCGGGGGTCGTGTCCGCGGTGTCCGCGACCCCCGCGAACGACCCGGGCGGGTTCGTCGCCGGCTTCGCCGACGCCACCGGACGTCAGCTGCCGCTCGTGTGCACGCTCAACGCCGCCCGCGTGCTCGACGCGACCGCCTCGCTGCTGGGCGTCGATCACGACGAGCTGTCGCGGCTGGCGTTGTCGGCGCCGTCCGGCAGCGGCGGACTGGTGATGGTGCCGTACTTCGAGGGCGAACGCACCCCCAACCGTCCCGACGCCACCGGCTCCGTTTCCGGTTTGCGACTGGCTAATTCGACGCCCGCCCACTTCGCCCGCGCGGCCGTCGAGGGGCTGCTGTGCGGCCTGGCCGACGGCATCGACCACCTGGTCGCCCAGGGCGTCACGGTGCGGCGCATCCTTCTCGTCGGCGGCGGCGCCCGCTCACAGGCACTGTGCGAACTCGCGCCCGCGATCTTCGGTGCCCCGGTCCTGGTCCCGCAGCCTGCGGAATACGTCGCGATCGGGGCGTGCCGTCAGGCGGCGTGGACACTGGCCGGGACCCCGGGGCCGCCGCAGTGGCCCCAGACGTCCACCCGGTGCTTCGAGGCCGACCCGGCACCCGAAGTCCGCGAGCGGTACGCCTCTGAGAGGCGCTGA